A window from Mus caroli chromosome 2, CAROLI_EIJ_v1.1, whole genome shotgun sequence encodes these proteins:
- the LOC110289666 gene encoding olfactory receptor 4C11-like — translation MHNYSVTEFILFGLTQDPEKQKAIFGVFLILYLMTLIGNFLIVVTIKMSQTLGSPMYFFLFYLSFADACFSTTTAPRLIIDALSQKKIITYNECMTQVFAAHFFGCMEIFVLILMAIDRYVAICKPLRYTIIMSQRICGVLVILAWVGSCIHSSAQIFLALRLPFCGPNVIDHYFCDLQPLLKLACMDTYVINLLVVSNSGAICMVSFTLLLISYIVILYSLRNHSAEGRRKALSTCTSHFIVVVIFFGPCIFIYTRPPTTFPIDKMVSVFYTIGTPLLNPLIYTLRNAEVKNAMKKLWCGKV, via the coding sequence ATGCATAACTATAGTGTGACTGAGTTTATTCTTTTTGGATTGACACAGGATCCAGAAAAACAGAAGGCAATATTTGGAGTCTTCTTGATTCTTTACCTTATGACTTTAATAGGGAACTTTCTCATCGTGGTAACCATTAAGATGAGTCAGACACTTGGAAgtcccatgtactttttcctcttCTATTTGTCTTTCGCTGATGCTTGCTTCTCTACAACTACAGCACCTAGATTGATCATAGATGCCCTCTCgcagaaaaaaattattacttaTAATGAATGTATGACTCAGGTCTTTGCAGCTCACTTCTTTGGGTGCATGGAGATCTTTGTGCTTATCCTCATGGCCATTGACCGCTATGTAGCAATTTGTAAGCCTCTTAGATATACAATTATAATGAGCCAACGTATTTGTGGTGTATTAGTGATTCTTGCTTGGGTAGGGTCTTGTATTCACTCTTCAGCACAGATTTTCTTAGCCTTAAGATTGCCATTCTGTGGCCCAAATGTGATTGATCATTATTTCTGTGATTTGCAGCCCTTATTGAAACTTGCCTGCATGGATACCTATGTGATAAATTTGCTAGTTGTGTCTAATAGTGGTGCCATATGTATGGTAAGTTTCACACTACTGCTTATCTCCTATATTGTAATCTTATACTCTCTGAGAAATCACAGTGCAGAAGGAAGACGAAAGGCCTTGTCTACATGCACTTCTCATTTCATTGTGGTGGTAATATTTTTTGGTccctgtatatttatatacacacgtCCACCAACCACCTTCCCAATAGACAAGATGGTGTCTGTGTTTTATACAATTGGAACACCTTTGCTCAACCCTCTTATCTATACTCTGAGGAATGCAGAAGTAAAAAATGCCATGAAAAAATTGTGGTGTGGTAAAGTATGA